One window of Manihot esculenta cultivar AM560-2 chromosome 17, M.esculenta_v8, whole genome shotgun sequence genomic DNA carries:
- the LOC110604723 gene encoding uncharacterized protein LOC110604723 isoform X1, giving the protein MREEVISSGGTMDPTPAARYQITRLPSFLPRSAGASSPAVPANTHASKAASLSGVGSQLPWTSLSTSAGGSVLGSSRPSCRPWERGDLLRRLATFKPSNWFGKPKIASSLACAQRGWMNIEIDKIVCESCGACLSFVLLPSWTPTEVESAGEVFARQLDDGHKTSCPWKGNSCPESLVQFPPTPQSALIGGYKDRCDGLMQFQFLPIVAASAVEQMRVSWGPVVDRFLSYSQNFTFGEGDFKPEGIQELENSRDGASYLYSRAQKLISLCGWEPRWLLNVQDCEEHSAQSARNGCSFGPAQAQVHLSHDPGPSKRAHSASATKNTGKNRLVAESRCDSRSPLLDCSLCGATVRILDFLTVPRPACFAPNNIDIPDASKKMALTRGVSAASGISGWVAVDDTEKEPTEDRDEVATTDKGKLLQNTEVDLNLTMAGSLPFYLPDKAAIPESVRHLEMGRDLIIGQPSGSEVGDRAASYESRGPTRKRSLEIGGSSDNRPHLMMQPVDSVEGTVIDRDGDEVTDGGQFSAGPSKRARDSDFDTHCSPCQRDSCGAGPSHSVGMEIYADGNMVNLFRQGSDQVVGIPSARDSTRASSVIAMDTVCHSTDDSMESVENYPGDIDDVHFPSSSTHGNLDMNETSELNYSNQAQQSISVKYAAEVAHGEMGVSSTNDGEEIFNAETVTVQARDGPSFGISGGSVGMCDSHEAEIRGVDVSVHRTDSVVGDVEPRVEDVENQGQTGESAPGPGLMDEVVPDEINREDPHGGDSQEMFSRSVERADSGSKIDGSAKAESVESGEKASQSCKLALGNNDGPSLSCNANMYSGYQTTKKGVGKAGKSSSTNNGIGPPKGESNYEEAIEFDPIIHHNQFCPWVNGNVAAAGCSSRSSGNNADADALCGWQLTLEALDALQSLGHIPIQTVQSESAASLYKDDHQTPGQLLRRHSMNRSHGQH; this is encoded by the exons ATGAGAGAAGAAGTTATCAGTTCCGGAGGGACCATGGATCCCACTCCTGCTGCGAGGTACCAGATTACTCGTCTCCCTTCTTTCTTGCCCCG TTCTGCTGGGGCATCCTCGCCTGCTGTCCCAGCAAATACGCATGCTTCCAAAGCAGCCTCTCTTTCTGGTGTTGGCTCTCAATTACCATGGACCTCGTTGAGCACCAGTGCTGGTGGTTCTGTTCTTGGATCATCAAGGCCTTCATGCAGGCCATGGGAAAGGGGGGATTTATTGAGGCGGTTGGCTACTTTTAAGCCGTCAAATTGGTTTGGAAAGCCTAAG ATTGCTAGTTCGTTGGCTTGTGCTCAAAGAGGttggatgaatattgaaattgataaaattgTATGCGAATCATGTGGTGCATGCCTGAGTTTTGTTTTGCTACCATCCTGGACGCCCACTGAAG TTGAAAGTGCTGGTGAAGTATTTGCCAGACAGCTGGATGATGGCCACAAAACCAGCTGTCCGTGGAAGGGGAACAGCTGTCCTGAAAGCTTAGTGCAGTTCCCTCCAACTCCTCAGTCTGCTTTAATTGGGGGATATAAAGACAGATGTGATGGGCTCATGCAATTTCAGTTTCTTCCTATTGTTGCTGCATCTGCTGTTGAGCAGATGCGTGTTTCTTGGGGTCCAGTGGTCGACCGATTTTTGTCCTACTCACAGAATTTTACTTTTGGAGAAGGGGACTTTAAGCCAGAGGGCATACAAGAACTTGAAAACTCCAGAGATGGGGCCTCCTATTTGTATTCTCGT GCCCAAAAGCTTATAAGTCTCTGTGGGTGGGAGCCAAGATGGCTCCTAAATGTTCAAGACTGTGAAGAACATTCAGCTCAATCAGCTCGGAATGGGTGTTCTTTTGGCCCTGCCCAGGCCCAAGTCCATCTTTCACATGACCCTGGTCCTAGCAAGAGAGCGCATTCTGCGTCAGCCACAAAGAACACTGGAAAGAATAGACTGGTAGCAGAGTCGAGATGTGATTCCAGGTCACCCTTACTAGATTGTAGCTTATGTGGTGCTACTGTGAGGATATTGGATTTCTTGACTGTTCCTCGACCTGCTTGTTTTGCTCCCAACAACATTGATATTCCAGATGCAAGCAAGAAAATGGCATTGACACGTGGAGTGAGTGCAGCAAGTGGAATAAGTGGTTGGGTTGCTGTTGATGATACAGAGAAAGAACCTACAGAAGACCGTGATGAGGTGGCAACAACAGACAAGGGTAAATTGCTGCAAAACACAGAAGTTGATCTGAATCTTACTATGGCAGGGAGCTTACCTTTTTATCTGCCAGACAAGGCAGCGATCCCTGAAAGTGTTCGTCATTTGGAAATGGGAAGAGATTTAATTATAGGTCAGCCTTCAGGCAGTGAGGTTGGTGATCGTGCTGCTTCTTATGAGTCACGCGGACCTACTCGTAAACGGAGCTTGGAAATAGGTGGCAGCTCAGATAACAGGCCTCATTTGATGATGCAACCTGTTGATAGTGTGGAGGGAACAGTCATTGATCGTGATGGTGATGAAGTAACAGATGGAGGACAATTTTCAGCTGGACCTTCAAAACGTGCTCGTGACTCAGATTTTGATACACACTGCTCACCATGTCAAAGAGATTCTTGTGGTGCCGGGCCTAGCCATTCAGTGGGTATGGAAATATATGCAGATGGAAATATGGTTAATTTATTTCGCCAAGGAAGTGACCAAGTTGTTGGAATTCCATCAGCTAGGGATTCAACTCGTGCATCATCTGTCATTGCAATGGATACAGTCTGTCATAGCACGGATGATTCTATGGAAAGTGTTGAGAACTACCCTGGAGATATTGATGATGTTCATTTCCCTTCTTCCAGTACACATGGCAATCTGGACATGAATGAGACATCTGAACTGAATTATAGCAATCAAGCCCAGCAAAGTATTAGTGTCAAATATGCTGCTGAAGTAGCTCATGGTGAAATGGGTGTGAGTAGTACAAATGACGGTGAAGAGATTTTCAATGCCGAAACTGTGACAGTTCAGGCCAGGGATGGTCCTAGTTTTGGTATTAGTGGAGGCAGTGTTGGCATGTGTGATAGTCATGAAGCTGAAATTCGTGGGGTTGATgtttctgtccatagaacagaTAGTGTGGTTGGTGATGTGGAACCCAGAGTAGAAGATGTTGAAAATCAAGGTCAGACTGGTGAATCTGCTCCTGGTCCTGGATTAATGGATGAGGTTGTTCCTGATGAAATAAACAGGGAAGATCCCCATGGTGGTGATAGCCAAGAGATGTTCTCTCGGTCTGTGGAAAGGGCTGATAGTGGCTCGAAAATAGATGGTTCTGCGAAGGCTGAATCTGTTGAAAGTGGTGAAAAGGCAAGTCAAAGCTGCAAGTTAGCTCTAGGTAACAATGATGGCCCTTCTCTTTCCTGCAATGCAAATATGTACTCTGGATATCAAACAACGAAGAAAGGGGTTGGCAAGGCTGGAAAATCATCCTCTACAAACAATGGGATAG GGCCACCAAAAGGTGAAAGCAACTATGAAGAGGCTATAGAGTTTGATCCAATTATTCATCACAATCAGTTCTGTCCATGGGTGAATGGAAATGTAGCTGCTGCTGGCTGTAGTAGCCGGAGTTCTGGCAACAATGCTGATGCAGATGCACTGTGTGGGTGGCAGCTTACATTGGAGGCATTAGATGCACTGCAATCACTGGGGCATATTCCAATTCAAACGGTGCAGTCCGAGTCAGCAGCTTCTTTATACAAG GACGATCATCAAACTCCTGGTCAGCTCCTTCGACGGCATTCCATGAACAGAAGCCATGGGCAGCATTGA
- the LOC110604723 gene encoding uncharacterized protein LOC110604723 isoform X3 yields the protein MREEVISSGGTMDPTPAARYQITRLPSFLPRSAGASSPAVPANTHASKAASLSGVGSQLPWTSLSTSAGGSVLGSSRPSCRPWERGDLLRRLATFKPSNWFGKPKIASSLACAQRGWMNIEIDKIVCESCGACLSFVLLPSWTPTEVESAGEVFARQLDDGHKTSCPWKGNSCPESLVQFPPTPQSALIGGYKDRCDGLMQFQFLPIVAASAVEQMRVSWGPVVDRFLSYSQNFTFGEGDFKPEGIQELENSRDGASYLYSRAQKLISLCGWEPRWLLNVQDCEEHSAQSARNGCSFGPAQAQVHLSHDPGPSKRAHSASATKNTGKNRLVAESRCDSRSPLLDCSLCGATVRILDFLTVPRPACFAPNNIDIPDASKKMALTRGVSAASGISGWVAVDDTEKEPTEDRDEVATTDKGKLLQNTEVDLNLTMAGSLPFYLPDKAAIPESVRHLEMGRDLIIGQPSGSEVGDRAASYESRGPTRKRSLEIGGSSDNRPHLMMQPVDSVEGTVIDRDGDEVTDGGQFSAGPSKRARDSDFDTHCSPCQRDSCGAGPSHSVGMEIYADGNMVNLFRQGSDQVVGIPSARDSTRASSVIAMDTVCHSTDDSMESVENYPGDIDDVHFPSSSTHGNLDMNETSELNYSNQAQQSISVKYAAEVAHGEMGVSSTNDGEEIFNAETVTVQARDGPSFGISGGSVGMCDSHEAEIRGVDVSVHRTDSVVGDVEPRVEDVENQGQTGESAPGPGLMDEVVPDEINREDPHGGDSQEMFSRSVERADSGSKIDGSAKAESVESGEKASQSCKLALGNNDGPSLSCNANMYSGYQTTKKGVGKAGKSSSTNNGIVWLMHHSYLIFRATKR from the exons ATGAGAGAAGAAGTTATCAGTTCCGGAGGGACCATGGATCCCACTCCTGCTGCGAGGTACCAGATTACTCGTCTCCCTTCTTTCTTGCCCCG TTCTGCTGGGGCATCCTCGCCTGCTGTCCCAGCAAATACGCATGCTTCCAAAGCAGCCTCTCTTTCTGGTGTTGGCTCTCAATTACCATGGACCTCGTTGAGCACCAGTGCTGGTGGTTCTGTTCTTGGATCATCAAGGCCTTCATGCAGGCCATGGGAAAGGGGGGATTTATTGAGGCGGTTGGCTACTTTTAAGCCGTCAAATTGGTTTGGAAAGCCTAAG ATTGCTAGTTCGTTGGCTTGTGCTCAAAGAGGttggatgaatattgaaattgataaaattgTATGCGAATCATGTGGTGCATGCCTGAGTTTTGTTTTGCTACCATCCTGGACGCCCACTGAAG TTGAAAGTGCTGGTGAAGTATTTGCCAGACAGCTGGATGATGGCCACAAAACCAGCTGTCCGTGGAAGGGGAACAGCTGTCCTGAAAGCTTAGTGCAGTTCCCTCCAACTCCTCAGTCTGCTTTAATTGGGGGATATAAAGACAGATGTGATGGGCTCATGCAATTTCAGTTTCTTCCTATTGTTGCTGCATCTGCTGTTGAGCAGATGCGTGTTTCTTGGGGTCCAGTGGTCGACCGATTTTTGTCCTACTCACAGAATTTTACTTTTGGAGAAGGGGACTTTAAGCCAGAGGGCATACAAGAACTTGAAAACTCCAGAGATGGGGCCTCCTATTTGTATTCTCGT GCCCAAAAGCTTATAAGTCTCTGTGGGTGGGAGCCAAGATGGCTCCTAAATGTTCAAGACTGTGAAGAACATTCAGCTCAATCAGCTCGGAATGGGTGTTCTTTTGGCCCTGCCCAGGCCCAAGTCCATCTTTCACATGACCCTGGTCCTAGCAAGAGAGCGCATTCTGCGTCAGCCACAAAGAACACTGGAAAGAATAGACTGGTAGCAGAGTCGAGATGTGATTCCAGGTCACCCTTACTAGATTGTAGCTTATGTGGTGCTACTGTGAGGATATTGGATTTCTTGACTGTTCCTCGACCTGCTTGTTTTGCTCCCAACAACATTGATATTCCAGATGCAAGCAAGAAAATGGCATTGACACGTGGAGTGAGTGCAGCAAGTGGAATAAGTGGTTGGGTTGCTGTTGATGATACAGAGAAAGAACCTACAGAAGACCGTGATGAGGTGGCAACAACAGACAAGGGTAAATTGCTGCAAAACACAGAAGTTGATCTGAATCTTACTATGGCAGGGAGCTTACCTTTTTATCTGCCAGACAAGGCAGCGATCCCTGAAAGTGTTCGTCATTTGGAAATGGGAAGAGATTTAATTATAGGTCAGCCTTCAGGCAGTGAGGTTGGTGATCGTGCTGCTTCTTATGAGTCACGCGGACCTACTCGTAAACGGAGCTTGGAAATAGGTGGCAGCTCAGATAACAGGCCTCATTTGATGATGCAACCTGTTGATAGTGTGGAGGGAACAGTCATTGATCGTGATGGTGATGAAGTAACAGATGGAGGACAATTTTCAGCTGGACCTTCAAAACGTGCTCGTGACTCAGATTTTGATACACACTGCTCACCATGTCAAAGAGATTCTTGTGGTGCCGGGCCTAGCCATTCAGTGGGTATGGAAATATATGCAGATGGAAATATGGTTAATTTATTTCGCCAAGGAAGTGACCAAGTTGTTGGAATTCCATCAGCTAGGGATTCAACTCGTGCATCATCTGTCATTGCAATGGATACAGTCTGTCATAGCACGGATGATTCTATGGAAAGTGTTGAGAACTACCCTGGAGATATTGATGATGTTCATTTCCCTTCTTCCAGTACACATGGCAATCTGGACATGAATGAGACATCTGAACTGAATTATAGCAATCAAGCCCAGCAAAGTATTAGTGTCAAATATGCTGCTGAAGTAGCTCATGGTGAAATGGGTGTGAGTAGTACAAATGACGGTGAAGAGATTTTCAATGCCGAAACTGTGACAGTTCAGGCCAGGGATGGTCCTAGTTTTGGTATTAGTGGAGGCAGTGTTGGCATGTGTGATAGTCATGAAGCTGAAATTCGTGGGGTTGATgtttctgtccatagaacagaTAGTGTGGTTGGTGATGTGGAACCCAGAGTAGAAGATGTTGAAAATCAAGGTCAGACTGGTGAATCTGCTCCTGGTCCTGGATTAATGGATGAGGTTGTTCCTGATGAAATAAACAGGGAAGATCCCCATGGTGGTGATAGCCAAGAGATGTTCTCTCGGTCTGTGGAAAGGGCTGATAGTGGCTCGAAAATAGATGGTTCTGCGAAGGCTGAATCTGTTGAAAGTGGTGAAAAGGCAAGTCAAAGCTGCAAGTTAGCTCTAGGTAACAATGATGGCCCTTCTCTTTCCTGCAATGCAAATATGTACTCTGGATATCAAACAACGAAGAAAGGGGTTGGCAAGGCTGGAAAATCATCCTCTACAAACAATGGGATAG TGTGGTTGATGCATCACTCATACTTGATTTTTAGGGCCACCAAAAGGTGA
- the LOC110604723 gene encoding uncharacterized protein LOC110604723 isoform X2, producing the protein MREEVISSGGTMDPTPAASSAGASSPAVPANTHASKAASLSGVGSQLPWTSLSTSAGGSVLGSSRPSCRPWERGDLLRRLATFKPSNWFGKPKIASSLACAQRGWMNIEIDKIVCESCGACLSFVLLPSWTPTEVESAGEVFARQLDDGHKTSCPWKGNSCPESLVQFPPTPQSALIGGYKDRCDGLMQFQFLPIVAASAVEQMRVSWGPVVDRFLSYSQNFTFGEGDFKPEGIQELENSRDGASYLYSRAQKLISLCGWEPRWLLNVQDCEEHSAQSARNGCSFGPAQAQVHLSHDPGPSKRAHSASATKNTGKNRLVAESRCDSRSPLLDCSLCGATVRILDFLTVPRPACFAPNNIDIPDASKKMALTRGVSAASGISGWVAVDDTEKEPTEDRDEVATTDKGKLLQNTEVDLNLTMAGSLPFYLPDKAAIPESVRHLEMGRDLIIGQPSGSEVGDRAASYESRGPTRKRSLEIGGSSDNRPHLMMQPVDSVEGTVIDRDGDEVTDGGQFSAGPSKRARDSDFDTHCSPCQRDSCGAGPSHSVGMEIYADGNMVNLFRQGSDQVVGIPSARDSTRASSVIAMDTVCHSTDDSMESVENYPGDIDDVHFPSSSTHGNLDMNETSELNYSNQAQQSISVKYAAEVAHGEMGVSSTNDGEEIFNAETVTVQARDGPSFGISGGSVGMCDSHEAEIRGVDVSVHRTDSVVGDVEPRVEDVENQGQTGESAPGPGLMDEVVPDEINREDPHGGDSQEMFSRSVERADSGSKIDGSAKAESVESGEKASQSCKLALGNNDGPSLSCNANMYSGYQTTKKGVGKAGKSSSTNNGIGPPKGESNYEEAIEFDPIIHHNQFCPWVNGNVAAAGCSSRSSGNNADADALCGWQLTLEALDALQSLGHIPIQTVQSESAASLYKDDHQTPGQLLRRHSMNRSHGQH; encoded by the exons ATGAGAGAAGAAGTTATCAGTTCCGGAGGGACCATGGATCCCACTCCTGCTGCGAG TTCTGCTGGGGCATCCTCGCCTGCTGTCCCAGCAAATACGCATGCTTCCAAAGCAGCCTCTCTTTCTGGTGTTGGCTCTCAATTACCATGGACCTCGTTGAGCACCAGTGCTGGTGGTTCTGTTCTTGGATCATCAAGGCCTTCATGCAGGCCATGGGAAAGGGGGGATTTATTGAGGCGGTTGGCTACTTTTAAGCCGTCAAATTGGTTTGGAAAGCCTAAG ATTGCTAGTTCGTTGGCTTGTGCTCAAAGAGGttggatgaatattgaaattgataaaattgTATGCGAATCATGTGGTGCATGCCTGAGTTTTGTTTTGCTACCATCCTGGACGCCCACTGAAG TTGAAAGTGCTGGTGAAGTATTTGCCAGACAGCTGGATGATGGCCACAAAACCAGCTGTCCGTGGAAGGGGAACAGCTGTCCTGAAAGCTTAGTGCAGTTCCCTCCAACTCCTCAGTCTGCTTTAATTGGGGGATATAAAGACAGATGTGATGGGCTCATGCAATTTCAGTTTCTTCCTATTGTTGCTGCATCTGCTGTTGAGCAGATGCGTGTTTCTTGGGGTCCAGTGGTCGACCGATTTTTGTCCTACTCACAGAATTTTACTTTTGGAGAAGGGGACTTTAAGCCAGAGGGCATACAAGAACTTGAAAACTCCAGAGATGGGGCCTCCTATTTGTATTCTCGT GCCCAAAAGCTTATAAGTCTCTGTGGGTGGGAGCCAAGATGGCTCCTAAATGTTCAAGACTGTGAAGAACATTCAGCTCAATCAGCTCGGAATGGGTGTTCTTTTGGCCCTGCCCAGGCCCAAGTCCATCTTTCACATGACCCTGGTCCTAGCAAGAGAGCGCATTCTGCGTCAGCCACAAAGAACACTGGAAAGAATAGACTGGTAGCAGAGTCGAGATGTGATTCCAGGTCACCCTTACTAGATTGTAGCTTATGTGGTGCTACTGTGAGGATATTGGATTTCTTGACTGTTCCTCGACCTGCTTGTTTTGCTCCCAACAACATTGATATTCCAGATGCAAGCAAGAAAATGGCATTGACACGTGGAGTGAGTGCAGCAAGTGGAATAAGTGGTTGGGTTGCTGTTGATGATACAGAGAAAGAACCTACAGAAGACCGTGATGAGGTGGCAACAACAGACAAGGGTAAATTGCTGCAAAACACAGAAGTTGATCTGAATCTTACTATGGCAGGGAGCTTACCTTTTTATCTGCCAGACAAGGCAGCGATCCCTGAAAGTGTTCGTCATTTGGAAATGGGAAGAGATTTAATTATAGGTCAGCCTTCAGGCAGTGAGGTTGGTGATCGTGCTGCTTCTTATGAGTCACGCGGACCTACTCGTAAACGGAGCTTGGAAATAGGTGGCAGCTCAGATAACAGGCCTCATTTGATGATGCAACCTGTTGATAGTGTGGAGGGAACAGTCATTGATCGTGATGGTGATGAAGTAACAGATGGAGGACAATTTTCAGCTGGACCTTCAAAACGTGCTCGTGACTCAGATTTTGATACACACTGCTCACCATGTCAAAGAGATTCTTGTGGTGCCGGGCCTAGCCATTCAGTGGGTATGGAAATATATGCAGATGGAAATATGGTTAATTTATTTCGCCAAGGAAGTGACCAAGTTGTTGGAATTCCATCAGCTAGGGATTCAACTCGTGCATCATCTGTCATTGCAATGGATACAGTCTGTCATAGCACGGATGATTCTATGGAAAGTGTTGAGAACTACCCTGGAGATATTGATGATGTTCATTTCCCTTCTTCCAGTACACATGGCAATCTGGACATGAATGAGACATCTGAACTGAATTATAGCAATCAAGCCCAGCAAAGTATTAGTGTCAAATATGCTGCTGAAGTAGCTCATGGTGAAATGGGTGTGAGTAGTACAAATGACGGTGAAGAGATTTTCAATGCCGAAACTGTGACAGTTCAGGCCAGGGATGGTCCTAGTTTTGGTATTAGTGGAGGCAGTGTTGGCATGTGTGATAGTCATGAAGCTGAAATTCGTGGGGTTGATgtttctgtccatagaacagaTAGTGTGGTTGGTGATGTGGAACCCAGAGTAGAAGATGTTGAAAATCAAGGTCAGACTGGTGAATCTGCTCCTGGTCCTGGATTAATGGATGAGGTTGTTCCTGATGAAATAAACAGGGAAGATCCCCATGGTGGTGATAGCCAAGAGATGTTCTCTCGGTCTGTGGAAAGGGCTGATAGTGGCTCGAAAATAGATGGTTCTGCGAAGGCTGAATCTGTTGAAAGTGGTGAAAAGGCAAGTCAAAGCTGCAAGTTAGCTCTAGGTAACAATGATGGCCCTTCTCTTTCCTGCAATGCAAATATGTACTCTGGATATCAAACAACGAAGAAAGGGGTTGGCAAGGCTGGAAAATCATCCTCTACAAACAATGGGATAG GGCCACCAAAAGGTGAAAGCAACTATGAAGAGGCTATAGAGTTTGATCCAATTATTCATCACAATCAGTTCTGTCCATGGGTGAATGGAAATGTAGCTGCTGCTGGCTGTAGTAGCCGGAGTTCTGGCAACAATGCTGATGCAGATGCACTGTGTGGGTGGCAGCTTACATTGGAGGCATTAGATGCACTGCAATCACTGGGGCATATTCCAATTCAAACGGTGCAGTCCGAGTCAGCAGCTTCTTTATACAAG GACGATCATCAAACTCCTGGTCAGCTCCTTCGACGGCATTCCATGAACAGAAGCCATGGGCAGCATTGA